The DNA segment TGGTGtcccaggagcagggatggatgctTAGGAGATATGGAATGCAGAGAGCAGTGGGGATCCTGGGGCAGCCATTGCCAAACCTCTTGTCCTTGTGGGATCAGATCTGGCTCAGCCTATGGGGTCTGCAGGAACCATTCCCCTCCCCAGTTTCCCCCAGCACAGTTGGGTTTTTCCAACTGGTGATGAAAATCCTACTGCCTATGCAGACCCAGCCCCCTCCCCATGCACTGGGAGGAATTTGGGGTTAATTTAGGAGCTGGAATCAGCTCAGGAAATGGCTAAATGTGGAACAGGCATGGGGCGGGGTGGAAGGCAAATGCTCTCCCTATTCCATGGAAACCTATCCTGTGGCCCTGAGATGGGGATGTCCACATATCACTGGTTTGCTGCCGCTGCCATGGGACTGCTGCTGAGCTAAGCCTGGGCTAGTGCTGGGTGGTTTATGGAGGTTATGAGCAGTGCTGGGCAGCTCTCCCCCTTCACTTGGGCAGCTTGACACCTCCAGCAAAGCCTCAAGTTGTCTGCAAGAGGGTCATGGAAAGGTctgaggggtgggaggggagggggagaggtccaggagggctggaagcaacttttttcagtgtgaaaaactATGGGAAGAAGGGAATTGGAGGCTTGATGGGAGGATGCACACTGCTGCCAGCCCGCTGGCCTATCCAGGCAGAGAGCAACAGCATCTCCAGCAGGAAAACCTTCTCCTTCCAGGGAACAAAGAGGGGAAGGGTAGCTGTGAGGaagatgtatttattctttctcGCTCCTATATCATCCTGCAGGAATGCAGGCCCTTGGCGGGTAGCCCGAGCAGAGCGGGGCCACACCATGCTCAGCCGCTTTGCTTGGGGTATTCAAGGCGGCCACGGGATGTTGAGGAACTCGGAGTGGTCATACAAGGGGCAGCCAGGCTGGCCCTGCTCCTCTGAATATAGAGAATGTGTTCATAGTTTGGTGTTGAGGAGCCATGCCAGGAGCCCTTGCTTTGCctagaaaacagaggaaaggagcagtgctgctggattCCAAGGTGCATCCTTTGTTGAGTTCTTGTTcatctgcagcatccccagcaatAGGGTAGGCCTGGGGGGCTGGGAGCCCATCCTGACCCACCAGCCAGGAGTTGGCAGGTCAAGGCATCCCTGAAAGATGGGGTTTATTTCCTGTGCTTGAGTTAGAAAGCAAATGCTTCCAACAACTAAAAAGCAGGATACAGAGCCTCCCTCCTCTTTTGCGGGAGCTGGAGTCATCAGCATCTGTTTGGGTTTGGAGCAATCAGTGGGACCCTGGGAATGTGGTCAGCTCTCCCACTCTTGCCAAATCCCACTGAGTATCCTTCTCCCCCTCTGCAGGGTGCTGTCCACCCATGTCCCCACCGCTTTCCTGCCGCTGCCAGGCACTCTGTGCCCAGGCAcactgggtgctgctggtgtgGAGGCACTAGTGAATGCCCAGGCGGTCTCAACCAGCAACCGCCTGGCCCGAGTAGATGCGGTCCTCCGGGACAACGAGAGGCTCCAGCGGGACAATGAGAAGTTGCGTCGGGAGCTGGAGAGCTGCTCCGAGAAGGCGAGCCGCATCCAGAAGGTGAGCAGCCACAACATCATTCCCTTcgcctccccagctctctgccttAGATGGGGGGATGCTCAACCAGCTGCTGTGAAAATTCACTCCCTTTAGTGTTTTAAtcccttcttctcctcccttctgGTGGCTCGTTTCTCCCTGAgcagctgtgtttcagcagcATGGCAGCCGGGACTGGGGAGAAGGAGCCCATTCTCCAGTGACCCACTCCCTCTGcatgtcccccccatccctggccaCCACAGAAAGTCCTTTGTGTGGTTGTGCACAAGGGGCGGCTGTTCCCTGCCGGCTGCGCTACAGCAGAGCCAAAACCTGTGGAAGGGACTCCTTTGcaaggagaaaaggcagaaaataccaGTTTTTCCCTCAAAATATGTGCTGGGGGCCAGGCCAAGTGGGGGTCCCATGGGTGTGCTTGGTTTAGGCTGAGTGACCAGGGTGAGCTTTGGCCAGcatctccctttcctttcctcattCCACGCGTATCTAACCCTGGCCTGTCCATTCCTCTGCCCCAGCTGGAGAGTGAGATCCAACGCATCTCAGAGGATTATGAAAACCTCGTCAAGGCCTCTTCCAAGCGGGAAGCCTTGGAGAAAGCCATGAGGAACAAGAGAGATGGTGAGATGCGGCGGCTCCAGGACTTCAACCGGGATCTGAAAGGTGAGGGATCCtctgtgtccccatccctgtgagTGTTCTCTGCCCCtagccttcccccccccccccccgagtgTTTCCAGGCTTCTCCCACTTCCTCTGTCCAAACTCTTGTATTTAAATCTGAATTGGGTTTAATTTCCTTTGGACTAGAGCGGTTGGAGTCGGCAAATAAGCAGCTGGCCAGCAAGACCCAGGAAAGCCATGACAGCAACCAGGGCAGCATGGCAAAGCTTCTGGCACAAAGTAAGTCCCATGGGATGCCCGTCCTTGTCTGTCTTCCCGTGACATCCGTGAGCACAATGGAGGGGCTCCTTTTTGGCTGGAGGAGAAGACGGGTGTTGGGCAGCAGCTCTCACCCTTCCCTGGGGAGGATAGAGCAGCTCTTGGCCTGAACTGAGCCATTAATCCCAGCCGGCCGGCTGGCAGCGTGACCCACATTCCCtgcattcctgctgctgtgctggctctTCCAGCACCAAGCCAGCACTCCCATCCTGCAGCCTGGCCGTTTTCTCACTCCTCCCTCCTCCATGCTGCAGCTATGGCCTTATTTTTGGGAAAATATACCTAAATCCATTATTTtagcacagaaacatggtgtTAGTGTTATGGGGGAGGAATTGCATTCCCTTCTTTAAGGTGGCTGCATTCACTCTGGGCAGCTTTTATCCTTCATGAGGCAAAATTTGAGCTGAGGGTGTTGAGAGAagagaagctccccatgacccagcttcagtgttcaCTTGCAGTCTAGAaaccaactgtgtcctgggctgcatccccagcagcatgACCAGAAGGTTGATGGAGGGGattctctcctctgctctgctctggtgagacccctCCTGCAGTcctgcgtccagttctggggcTTGTCAGCCTGTAAAAGAGAAGGCTttgggagaccttagagcagctcccagtgcctgaAGGAGCTACAacaaacctggagaggggctttcaacaagggcttgtagggacaggacaggggggaatggctttaaagtgacagaggggagactgagatgagacattaggaagaagctcttctctgtgagggtgctgaggctctggcacagggtgcccagagaagctgtggctgccccgtccctggcagtgctcaaggacaggttggacagggcttggagcaacctggtccagtggaaggtgtccctgcctgtggcagaggttggaactggatgaactttaatcccttctaacccaaaccagtctgtgattctatgatttctatgGAATGGAGACTGTCTACCCCTGTGGCTTGGGTCCCTCTGATCCCCATATATGTTGTGTGCTGTGGGAGGGATGGCACAGCCAGGTTTTATGGAGCAAAGAGCTCCAGTTTGAGGGTGGTTAATCCTCCTTCCCTGACACTTGGGTGTTCTCTTACAGGCTATGAGCATcagcaggagaaggagaagctggAGCGGGAGGTATCCCTGCTGCGCAGTGCCAACGAGGACCAGCGTcggagggcagagctgctggagcaggcgCTGGGCAGTGCCCAGGCAcgggcagccaaggcagaggcTGAGCTGCGGAAGAAACGTGCCTACGTGGAGAAGGTGGAGCGGCTGCAGGCAGCCCTGGGACAGCTCCAGGCCGCCTGTGAGAAGCGGGAGCAACTGGAGCTGCGGCTCCGCACCcgcctggagcaggagctgaagaTGCTGCGGGCTCAGCAGGTGGGTGCCGGTGCTGCTGGCAACCTGTGGCGTGTGCTGCATCCCCCAGCACCTCCCCATCCTCTGCTGGGTTTTGACTGtcctttctttgctgcagaggcaggcaggtgCTGCGGGTGCAGGGACGCCAGAGCTGAGTGCCCACACACTCTcggagcagctgagggagaaggaggagaagatcCTGGCCCTGGAGGCAGACATGACCAAATGGGAGCAGAAATACCTGGAGGAGTGCACCATGCGGCAGTTTGCCATGGATGCTGCGGCCACTGCAGCCGCCCAGAGGGACACCACCCTCATCAGCCAGTCCCCGCGGCACTCCCCCAACAGCAGCTTCAATGAGGACCTCCTCCTGGCCAGCCACAAGCACCAGGAGATGGAGAACAGGTAGTCCCACCTTGCTGGAGGTATTTTCCTCCAACAAGCTTGTGCTGTGGTCCGGTTGGGCAGTGCCtgcattcttctcttttccttccaccTCCTCACCCAAATTGTGCCTCTTTTCCTCTCCAGGTTAAAAGCCCTTCATGCCCAAATCCTAGAGAAGGATGCTGTCATCAAGGTCCTGCAGCAGCGCTCGCGGAGAGACCCCAGCAAAGCTCTCCAGGGCTCCCTGCGACCAGCGAAATCTGTGCCCTCCATCTTTGCTGCCTCAGCGGCCCCAAGCTGGCCAGGGGCTGGCCAGAGTGACCGGCTGGCTGAAAGCAgctctcacagcagcagcacaggtaaATGGAgacacatccctgctccctgccatcACTCAGCAGCATGGAATTGCCTGCAATTTCCCCTGCACACTTGGAAGTAGAGAGCTTGGGGAGTGGGGGCTTTTTCATTGAGCTGTAGGAGCTCACAATCCTTATTGGTGTCTCCTCCGGCAGGCAAAGCCACCAGCGAAGGAGCAGCAGCGCCTGCTGCCCTGCCGCTGCCGTCCCACTCAAAGCACGGCAGCAAGGATGGCAGCACACAGACGGATGGggtggctgagagcagcagccagggcGAGGGCACCGAGCGCCCAGCTGCTCTGATGGGTGAGTGCCCCAGGGATGGTGTGGAGGAGAGTCAAGGGTGCATGTGGGCTTAGCATCAGGAGATGGGCTCTGCACAAGAATCAGGGATTTTCCTTTTAAGGCATTTTAAAGGACCCAGTTTAGTCTGGTGGGTTTGAATCCATGCAGTTGcttatagaatcccagactggtttgggttggaaggaacctttaagttcagccagttccaaccccctgccacaggcagggacactttccactagaccaggttgctccaagcccctgtgtccaacctggccttgaacactgccagagatggagcagccacagcttctctgggcaccctgtgccagtgcctcagcaccctcacagggaagaatttctgtgtaaaatctCATCTCaacctcccctctgtcaggttaaagccatttccccttgttctgtcactacctgcccttgtcaaaagaccctctccagatttcttgttcaCTCCTTTatgcactgggagctgctctaaggtctccccagagccttctgttctccaggctgaaccagcccaggtctctcagcctgttgctgttttattttcatgatgCAGTAGCTTTCCCTTGAACCCCTTGCAGGGAGGCTGAACCTGCAGTACACTTGTTGCCAGCCCTTTGGTGGGGTGGGCACTAATGCTCTTTGCCTCTCTTCCAGTTCTCACCTTCTTTCTTTGCAGAGAGCTTGGCTGATGTCAGAGCCCCTGACCTGTCTGACATGGTGGAGATCCTGATTTAAGGCCATCCATGGACTGCACACTGGCCCCTCTCCCCCCTGCCTGTACTGCATCGGGGTGGCAGAGCCTGCAGGAGGGAGGACCGAGCCTGGAGCTCAGTGGTGTCCCTGTGCCTGGTCTCAGCACATGGGCCATGGTCCCCACTCAGCACCCACAGGGGTCTCCAGCTGCGCAGGGCGTGCTGGAGCCCAAGGACCCTGCAGTGGCTGAGGGGGCTCGTGAACACACCGGGGTTTTGGACAACAGGAGCAACCTATTTGTTGTTCCAGCCtgaagcagggggcttctttTCATATCCTCCCTCAGCTCTGtttccatcccagctccatccccatcccacctctgGGTCTTGGCAATTCACATCCACCCAAGTGCTTGGCCTCCAACTGGAAAATCCCTCTCTGTTCACCCAAACTGTATCCATAAGCTCATGTCTTTGCTCAAGGCCAGAGCCAGGAGGGATCCTCTGGGGTCCCATCAACTGCCCAGACTGTGGCCAAGCCAAAAGCCAGGAGCCCCAGCCTCCACCACCTGCAGCCATCACCTTGCGTCCTGCCTCTGGGTTGTTATTGTGGGCCAGTGAGGGGTTTGGGATTGGGTGGTGccagagcaaaagagaaaatgatgaTGGAGGGAATGAAATGTGGAGGAGAAATCCCCTGGAAACTGGAGGTGGAACGCTCAGAGGGAGCTGAGGATGGCTGATGGCATTGGCCCTATTATGGCATCATCCGCTGGCTATTGGCAGCTGGCTTCTGCCTGTAGCCATTGCTGatgcttccttctctcctctgAGCTCAGATACCTCCCGTCTTGCCCTtcatctatatatatatatgttcttTCTCTCcgtctttctctttctttcttccactatgtgtgtgcatttgctggacaactgcattttttattatctCCCAGACATGTATCAAACGTGTTCGGTTCTCATGCGTTGTTTACAAAGtggaaaacaaatgaacaaaagttatgaaagaggaaaaaacctccCCACaagttaatatattttatattaatattggTGTTTCTTTGTAAgtattgtttgtttttgtgctgtgaacttttgtttttcctgccaAAGACGATGAGTTCTTGTTTGTGCGTTTTAAGTTATCTTGAGTATTTAAACGTAAACCTGGCTGTTTCGATGTGCTGCCCTATACCGAGATTGCTGTAGCATTCCACTTGGtataacagtattttaataaaaaaaacaaatattgacCCATGGGTGCTCTTATTTTCCCCCCATGTAATGGGGCAAGACAGAGCCCGTGGAAGGGGCCTAGGATGGGTGAACTGGCTGAAACTTTGGTCCTCCTAAGCTTCCTTGATGGCCACATCTTCAGCCACAGCTGGACCTGGTCTCCAAGCTCTCCCCTGGCTTTTGTCAGccacctccaagtccttcccACTCTGCCTGGCTCTTTGCTCTTGTGGAAGACCAGAAATTCTAGTGTTTGGGCCTTACAACTTCCACATcatgctgctccccagcctttCCCCTCCGagctttttgtttgctgctgtcGTTTGACTTTGGTTTTAGTAGGCGTTGCATTGATGCTTCCCAGCGAGCATCCCTGGGGACTCTGCTTTGGCTGCTCTGGTGCTGGCAGCCCAGCTGGAGCCATCACCAGCCAGACTGGGGCTTTTCCTTTTGGACATCACTTGGCATTTACTGGCAggtcatttctttttttatcctgCTGTCctgaggaccaggagatcttgTGTAAGACTGTAATGGGCTTTAGCTTGGATTAATGCAGAACAACAGTGTAAAGAGCCAGCTTTGCTGCCAACTCCTTCCTGGAGGGTGGCTAAGGACTGTTGAGGATCACTGGTCTTGGTGGGACCATGATGGTGAACACCAGCTTGGCTCTACAGTTCCAGGAACCTGGAAGAGCTGTGCCTGGAAACTTGGTGTTTCCtctggctgtggggcaggtcTCCATCCTTAGAGAGACTCAGAGGAATGGGAAGTGTGGAGCCCAGTTCCTCCTTCCACCCATGGTTTCCTCTGGATTTTGCTAGCAGGGAGACAAGCTGCCCCCCAGCTCCATGCACAGCATATGTCTGAAGGGGatccttctgcactcccagtgATGGAGGAGACAATGTGGGAAGctcacagggagctgctgctccttgggAATGTGTTGAGAAGGGGTCCTGGTGGCCCCCATCCAGGGATAATACCTGCCctgcctcccccagctcctgctgccctggagctgcaggcagccgCCCAGGAAGACTTGCAGCATTCCTGGCATACCACAGCTCTCACGCCCCACACTATTTACCCGAATCCGGATGCCGAGCAAGCCTTGCAGCAGCTATGGCTGTTTGCAGGAAGTTTTCCATGTCCAGGGATCAGGGGAACAGGCTCCTCTTAAGGGTTTTCCCCACCATTCCGCCATCCTCCATCCTGCACATCACCCTATGGACCCCTATTTCCAAGGCTTTCACAGTCCCCAGGAGCCAAAAGATGAGGGAGCACAGCACTGTACAAGCAAAGCATCAGAGAAGCATAACAAGAATATGGGAAGGTGAAGGAAAATCCTATCTGTGAATATGATAATAGGACCGTGGGGGGAGGATGTCTGATCTCCTGCTATGCCCCTATGGATACAGCAGCAGTTTCGGTAGGGTTGCTTTTCAGCCAGAGCAACAGTCTGATGGAGCTCCGCACCTTGGTGCAAGAAAGGCTGGTGTGGCATATGTTATCACCTGCTTTATCGCTCTGTCATCACAGGCATTTCCCTCCACCCTTTCCACACCATCTCACTGGGTTTCACCATCAGCATTGCTTTGTCCCACGTGGCTCCTGCTGAAGCCAAGACATGTCCTTGtcaccacagcacagctgaaatACCTTATGGGAGCCAAACCTCCTGTTCCTGTTCCTGCTCCCATTCCTACTTTTGTGATCGCTGTGTCCTTGATACTTGTGTCCCAGCACCCCTGTGTCCTTGCCTCTGCACCCagggagtccagaggaggccacagagatgctgtgagggctggagtagctctgccctggagacaggctgagagagctgggctggttcagcctggagatgagaaagctccttaaggggagaccttagagcagctgccagtgcataaaggggctgcaagaaacctggagaggggctttttacaaagGAATgctgtgacaggacaagggggaatggctttaatctgagagaggggagatttaggttagacattaggcagaagttcttccctgtgagggtgctgaggcgctggcacagggtgcccagagaagctgtggctgccccatccctggcagtgttcaaggccaggttggatggggcttggggcaccctgctctagtggaaggtgtctctgcccgtggcaggggttggaactggatgagctttaaggtcccttcatcccaaaccagtctgtgattcctATGATCCCCATATCCCTGCATTCCCATGTCTTCAGGCCTTGCATCCCTGTGTCCCTAAAAAGGGATGGCTGGAGATGTCTGCCAAGCTGCTGTCTGGGCTGGTGCCTGGATGCAACACCTTGTGTGGGTTGCACttccacagccctgcagagatggAAAGGGGCCAGCAG comes from the Melopsittacus undulatus isolate bMelUnd1 chromosome 6, bMelUnd1.mat.Z, whole genome shotgun sequence genome and includes:
- the AMOTL2 gene encoding angiomotin-like protein 2 is translated as MRTAEDSNGTVLHRLIQEQLRYGNLTENRTLLAIQQQALRGGGTGSPRSSLESLSAEESQMVQQSTRQEPQGQEHHSDHIYLENSVYRLSQPQHKGEELPTYEEAKAHSQYYASQRGGQQHGGASTGIRGENSPRGAESSSTGRPDEGLKDLKHGHVRSLSERLMRLSLERSGANTQSPISASHSYPQLSRHHQLAALQGQHPEGPEPRGPPPEYPYIIPSQDTYLAERRPCSQEGPGFQHPEIRVLSTHVPTAFLPLPGTLCPGTLGAAGVEALVNAQAVSTSNRLARVDAVLRDNERLQRDNEKLRRELESCSEKASRIQKLESEIQRISEDYENLVKASSKREALEKAMRNKRDGEMRRLQDFNRDLKERLESANKQLASKTQESHDSNQGSMAKLLAQSYEHQQEKEKLEREVSLLRSANEDQRRRAELLEQALGSAQARAAKAEAELRKKRAYVEKVERLQAALGQLQAACEKREQLELRLRTRLEQELKMLRAQQRQAGAAGAGTPELSAHTLSEQLREKEEKILALEADMTKWEQKYLEECTMRQFAMDAAATAAAQRDTTLISQSPRHSPNSSFNEDLLLASHKHQEMENRLKALHAQILEKDAVIKVLQQRSRRDPSKALQGSLRPAKSVPSIFAASAAPSWPGAGQSDRLAESSSHSSSTGKATSEGAAAPAALPLPSHSKHGSKDGSTQTDGVAESSSQGEGTERPAALMESLADVRAPDLSDMVEILI